Part of the Salvelinus namaycush isolate Seneca chromosome 25, SaNama_1.0, whole genome shotgun sequence genome is shown below.
caggggcagaacgacagatttttaccatgtcagctcagggattcgatcttgcaaccgttcggttacaagtccaacgctctaaccactaggctacaaaCATAGCATCAGAGTGGAAACTTGAGGCCCAACATAACAATCCTGCCCCTAGTAGGCACCTGACCTGAGCCATAAGGGAAACTAGGgatctaccactatcagattaggggTGACAACATAGCCTATGTTTTGTCCCCTCCCACTTTGGTTCTGAAATCACTGTCGCCCACTAATCAACTTGTAATTTTGCAGATTTGAGCAAGTAATGTATCAATATTTGTTTACAAATGAGCGATGACATAGCCAATTAATACATAGCACAACTAGGCAACTAATATACTGTGGGGTTGTTCATCATGCAAAATtacttgtagatcaatgacaGTCACAGTTGACTGGGTCCGCCGACCGATGCTTTGAATCGGGGACCGACGCCTATCCGTGAGTCGTTGCATCCCTAGTACTCGCTTATGGTTATAACTAGGTATGACTGTGTTCAAAATTGGAATTACCTTTAGATATATGAATAAGTTGCAGTCAAAACAGCTCATAAGTTTGTCAGTGGTATGAACACTTGGTAAAACTAAAGAAACCAGCTACCCTCTGAATGTAAAGAATAGTGCTGTATTGGTGTGCATTCTCCCAAAACAATActgtaaatgttaaataaaataccaaaattcATATCCAAAATTCTTTGTGTAGCGTAGGATATTTTGGGTGCTATACCATTTGGTGTAAAGTAACTAACTAACGCATATCAATTTTGGGCATGCTGCCATAGCCGTACGGCTAACATTGTTTCACTAACAGCAATAATGCAATTTGTTGTTTCTCAGGATCACTTTTTGTAAATCAAATTAAGTACATTTCAAAATGTTggtgtactgtccctttaaatgGCAGTCGTTTTTACCACATACATATTCTGAAAACTAAATGATAGTATATTCAGATGTTAAATTTAGTTTAGTACTAATGTGGATTGTACTTTGGAAAAGAAGCCACACATTATAGAAGTTTTACAGAATATACAAAAACAAAATGCTAAAATAATATTTTGGCCTTTTCTTCACTCTGATAACATTAATGACATGTTTAAGGATGTTTTGATAAGAAAGTTATGTTGCTGTGATTCCAATAGTTTCTTGGTGTCAAAATTACCCCAGTTGGTAATTGTTGTATGTAAAATAAGTTGGTAGCTTGAGAGTTAAAACAGTGAAATGTTCAGAAGTTTGTGTCAAGGCAATGGGTCATCTCTATACATCACCCATCAAATAAGAATAAATGTTCTACtgggttggggtcagttccatttcaattccgGCAAGTACACTGAAATTCACATTTCCCCTGGTAAGCCCTGGATAAAGTTAACTCTCACTCACCGAATGACTCGTTGACAGGAAGGTAGGCCTTGACGATGAACATGGGCGTGCCAATCACCTGGGACTCCTCAAACACGTGACCTCGCTTCCTGTTCAGCACGCCGTAGATCCCGCCCACTACCTGCTCTGGGCACTGCAGAGACAGGAAACGCATGACTCCGTCATGTCACACTTGATTCCAAATAGCCCCCAATAGCCTAGCATACAATTCAATGTAAGACAGTGGTCGAGTTCAAGTGTCAAAGTAGTCGCACACCAcccgcatgcacacacacctggATCTCGACCAGGTAGACAGGCTCCATGAGTCTTGGCTGTGCAGTGAGCTGGCAGGCGTACAGCACTCTGCGGGCGGTAGGGATGATCTGTCCGCCACCGCGGTGAATGGCGTCTGTGTGCAGGGTCACATCGTGGATGTCAAAGCGGATCGCACGCATGTTCTCCTCACACAGCACACCCTGTAGGAGGGAAGAAGAAACACCACTTCACAACTCAGAATAGAGAAAAGACTAAGAAAACTTGGTACCTGTAGCATGGCCTAAACGGCAGATTCAAGTCTACTTACGCACTGAAGTCATGAATGCAGATTTGAACTGCAATGCTTCAATAAGCTTTAGCAAGGAAAATTGACTGTGCATTAGTTGGTTGTCAAGCTTAACTAACTAAACGTAAACCCACCTCCTTAACGGCCCACTGGAAGCCGGCCACCACGCTGTCCTTGATCTCGTTCAGGTACTGGACTCCCTTGGTCACGTCCATCAGCAGGTTGGGCCCAGTGCCATCGGGACCAAAGCACCAGATCTTACGGGCCTCCGACACGTCCCACTCGTACTTGTCAGCCAGGAAGCGGGCGCGGATCTTGAGCTCCTGCCGGGGGCTGACGTCGCCCTTCTCGATGTCCTCGGCCAGGCCGTCGGGGAATGGTTTGGCCCGCATGTACAGACGGTTGTGCTTGTTGGGGGACTTGGACAGGCACATCACTTCAGACTCCTCAGACACAGTCTCCCTGTAGGACACCACCGGGTCTGATTTCTGTTAGGGGGAAGCGAGAGAGAGTTGTCAGGTTAGGACTAGGGATGGGCATTTTAAATAACTTCACTAATCCAATTATATCATGACTTTTTTTGGATACCTGGATAGTCGAAATacgtgatttaaaaaaaatgacaaCTTGGGAACTGGCTTGCTGTGCGACTTGGGAGAAGTCCCGCTTTGCTTACTTGCAGAAGTGCGGGGAATGGGCAGTGGATGGTGAGTTTGATATGGGAGAGAGTAGTCATACAGATAGGCACTACCAGATGGGATGATAAATtgatttgatgcagtcaagacaggttaaagaagctagccagctactgtgccttcagaaattattcagacctcttgactttttccacagttacTTTACAGCCATACTAAAATGGACTTAAAAAGATaaactcaatctacacacaatacctcataatgacaaagataACAGATTAGAGATGTGCAAAATACAACaaactaaaatatcacatttacataagtattcagaccctttacagtattttgttgaaacacctttggcagcgattacagcatcgagtcttcttgggtatgacgctacaagcttggcactagtgatgcaccgatatgacctTTTTGGCCGATactttccttgccaaaaaacccccgataccgatatttaaaattttagcggccttttaagcattctagtacagttaacacacacacagcagtctaaggcactgcatcttagtgcaagagacgtcactacagtccctgattcgaatccaggctgcatcacatccggtcgtgattgggagtcccatagggcagtgcacaattggcccagcgtggaccgggccgtcattgtaaataatttgttcttaacagacttgcctagttattttttttttttaaaggtacacacaccaaaaagttattttgatggcatgtccccattaccagtaaaacatcatcaaaagctatttatttcacttactcgctgtttcattgttcagtcgtttcatcctcaaccaggatttctatggaacgccgtttgggtcttggcgtgtcaaaaaagatacgcCTGAAACACtatttgaccaatcaggaccgCACTTCAcataatttaacgcgttcatacaTTTTCATCGGtatgtatgctatgatgctgtTAAAGTTGTCtggcgcacctacagtgctggtcataaaaaaagctacctagctcatggatgcaaacaatgttcttccccaaaaacatagcaaaacgacgtAATCTAgatgtcatcatctaaaataaccctaatttataaaagTCCTTAtctgattaatggtggtcggacccagctatgtgaagctagccacaataaggattagccacaatagtggactttgcggttagccttaaataaaagtatggcataattctactatttgtataaAGTAACTGCGTCACTGCAAACCGCagattccactattgtgcctaatccttatagggctagcttcacaacacataaccaggtccggtcgagcctcactagccagatgaagctagctggctgcttataacgttagctttgggcaacagggttaggtagctggctagctatttattttcatgaactgaagttcaatttcaataggagAACAACAaatggcaacctagctaatacttactcacaaggattcatAAATCATTGgcaagaataatgaaaatgactgcagtttctactggtcattgttttcaggctggttgtattggtgctagctaggtaccaagctaaagctagctaccccagaagttgtggTCGAACAAAttctttattaccaacgcggtattgtaaacacatcgttcgtggtcGGTGTTtacagacttttttgtacagctttgacagtgctactgtatattttgacacacaaagacccaaacggcgttccatagtatgcaTGTCGTGAAGCTATTattgtgtaactccggtagggcaacatctgaaaaatagcgcacttggtagtgtgtaccggtgctcgaccagtcggcgaaaacCAACACCATCCGCgacagaacggttgattgtcaagggcaatgaattccatcaTCTTGGCTTTAAAAAGGATTTTAACTCaactttgagttgtctcgctgaaattgtcTTAATCATTCAAATGATTGCtcaatccacacagcagacattgtgtgctaggttaggaatgctgtgttgcacatgTAGCGCCGAAATGTTACGTGGCcacattacgtcatgtacctacgttatattagatatgcacggtagctttgacattttttttaatgtcgctgttaaactagacatcaggccgataccgatgttggcatttttagctataTTGGACAATTCcgatatcgtgcatccctacttggcacacctgtatttgtggagtttctcccattcttctctgcagatcatctcaagctctgtcaggttggaaggggagcgttgctgaacagctatttttaggtctccagggatgtttgatcgggtttaagtccaggcacctgctgggccactcaaggacattcagacttgtctcaaagccactcctgcgttgtcttggctgtgtgcttcggtttgttgtcctgttggaaggtgaacctttgccccagtctgaggtccggagcaggttttcaacaaagatctctgtactttgcgctgttcatctttacctcgatccagactagtctcccagtccctgaaaaacatccccacagcatgatgctgccaccacgcttcaccgtagagatggtgccaggttttctccagatgtgacacttggtattcaggccagagaatcttgtttctcatggtctaagagtcctttaggtgccttttggcaaactccaggtggggtgtcatgtgccttttactgaggagtggcttccttctggccactccaccaatcaggtcttaatggtagagtgctgcagagatggttgtccttctggaaggttctcccatctccacagaggagctctgtgaTGACCAAgatccttctcccctgattgcttagtttggccgggcggccagctctaggaagagtcttggtggtttcaaacttcttccatttaagaatgaaagccactgtgttcttggggaccttcaatgctgcagaaatgttgtggtacccttccacagaactgtgccgacacaatcctgtctgagctctacggacaattccttcgacttcattcCTTGGTctcgtgggaccttatatagacaggtgtgcgcctttccaaatcatgtcatggccaatcaattgaatttaccacaggtggactcaggATGATCAactgaaaacaggatgcaccagagcttaatttcgagtctcatagcaaagggtctgaatacatatgtaaataaggtgtctATTTGTAATATGTttgcaaaaaataaaatgtttttggtttgttattatggggtagtgtCCGAGGCTACGGTATGGACGTCAAACTACATTCAAACGCTTATTTTATTGAATTAAGAATTTCAAATGTCATGGTATATCCTTGTGTGTAGCAACGTCACATACTTTTATTTAGATAAAGCCTTTTTATTGTTAAAATTAGGCCTATGATTTCCCCCCTCCCAAATAAAAGAACACTCTCGCAAGTATTCGAATACTAACGTCCGTTCGGATATTTGAATTACTATGCCCATACCTAGTTAAGACGGTGCATTCGTCTACACATACATATTTCCTTGACGGCAGTCTTGCCACGTCCTGTAATGTCTACAGAGTAAAGACACCCACTCCCTATGGCAGATTCTCTTTGTTAGGCAGTGGAAAACAAAATCCCCTTCTCTGGAGTGTACCATTTGTACTGTACTTGGAGAAAGCGCATTCAACCCCATCtcatatgtagtctgttcctcctcctccctcaccttcAGTGGAATGCCAGCGTGGTCCTCCTCCAGATCCTTGAGACAGATCTCCAGATGGAGCTCTCCAGCCCCGGCGATGATGTGCTCGCCAGACTCCTCGATGATGCACTGCACCATGGGGTCAGACTTGGCCAGCCGCTTCAGGCCCTCCACCAGCTTGGGCAGGTCAGCAGGGTTCTTGGCCTCCACAGCCACTCTCACCACGGGGCTAACGCTGAACTTCATCACACGCATGTTGTGGGCCTGTTGGACGAGCATATAAGACGGGAGACATATTAATCTAGTgttcatccaaaatggcaccctattccctacatagtgcactacttttgaccagagcaaaAGCCTAGGAGTGGAAAATAAATTGAATGGAAAATCCTTCTTTGTCATTAAAAGTCAATGTGGCCTTCAGTTTTCCTATAGTATAATGTGATGAGCTGTACAAGCTACCTGTTCAAAGGTGGTGATGGTCCCTGTCTTAATCAGATACTGGTCTACTCCAACCAGACCAACAATGTTCCCACATGGTACATCCTCAATGGGCTCTACATAGCGCCCCATCATCAGAATGGTCCTATGGAGGGAGGACGAGAGAAGAGATTGAGGGGAGAGAATATACAATATTTAAAAGTTCACGTCACACACGTATCTGGCGCTCTAAATGGTACCACACACACCTCTGGATGGGTTTGATGTAGAGGTCTTCCTTCTTCCCAGGGGTGAAGTTTGGTCCCATGATGCGCACCTTCAGACCGGTGGACACGCAGCCAGAGAAGACACGGCCGAAGGCGTAGAAGCGACCTTTATCTGTTGTGGGCACCATCTTAGAAATGTACATCATCAGAGGTGCCTTGGGGTCGCAGTTCTTGATAcctgagagaagaggaaagggaggtGTCTAAGTATATGAGACTTTATATTAATTAGGACAGGCAGTGTACTTTTCTCTGCCTCCAGTCAGTTGGGGGTTTGGGGGTGCATGTGTCTCGGTGTGCGTGCCTGTCCTCACCCATGGCGGCCTCGTCGTCTCCTGGTCCCTCGTAGAGCAGCTCACAGCGGTACTTCTGGGCGGTGACGGGGGAGGGCAGGTGGATGGTGATCATCTGGAGCAGAGCCTCTCCGGCCGGGAGCCAGCGACGCATCACTGCCTTCAGCAAGGGCTTACCCTCCTTCTCCTTGTCCTCCGTGTCCAGCTTGATGTCCAGCTTCTCTATCAGCTTGGCCGTCTCCTCCTTCTTGAAGTTCATGACGGCATCGAAtacctggagggagggagaacggGTGAGGGTTAGACAGTTGATTTTCCATCCTTTCAAAAGAAAATATTGATACATTAATACTGGTCAATGTATTACATTATTGGTCAATGCATTGCATCAATGAAAATACTTTAGGGGCGTCATGGCCAGTCTCACCTTGAAGATTGGATCCAACACGAGTTGAGAGAAGGTGCGGGGCAGCTTTTTACCATCGGGGCCAGTGGCAGTCTTACTGAACTTCCCAGTGGCTGGGTCAAAAAACCTGCCGGATGGATATACACACAAAATATTTTCATTGACAATCCAGTcaattagcagacactcttatccacagCAACGCACATTTCAACAAAACGCACATTCAACAAGTTGCAAGCTTGGTTGAGGTCCATTCCAATTGAAGTCTCTCTATTCAGGAAGTTAAATGGAAAACCAGTGCTATTAAGAGTCAAGGAAAAAAGACAAGTTCAACAGTTAACTACATTTCATGTCACTACGACAGCCAGGAACTCGCAAGCATTTACATTCAGTACGATACAATCAGCTGTGACAAGTCACCAGCCAAAGACAGGACATTTTTGCAACACGTCAGATTGTTTGCCAGCATAAGAGAAGAGTGCGCACCTGCGATTTAGGCTCCCAAATGTGTTTACTTTGTCTTCAACAGGTCTCCATACAGAGAGAAACCCTCTACATATAGGTGGCTGCCCGTGTCACGTCACAAACCTGCAAACACTTTTCAATATTGCCACGCCCTCACCTGTGTGCGTGTGattgagaaagcgagagagaacaGGGACACTTAATTTAATAAGTCTGAAATGCCGGGGTAGGCGTCGTCGTCCCCTTTGAAACCATTTCATTGGTCCTAAGGTACAAGCTATACCTACCCAGCATGATAGGCCTTCTAAATCAAGTgcgcccagagagagagagatggagaatgtGCATTCCAGATACAAATTCTCAGTGCAGCTCTGTAGAAATTATAGGATCACTCCACATTCGTGTGATTCCTGAGATGTTACACTTCAAGACATTGTGTAGATCTTACAATCTGCACAGGCCGCAGAGAATGTCTATCTGGAACGCAATCCGAGTGTGTACCTGTCTACATTGTGTCTCCCACCCTTCTTTCACCTCTGCGTGTACCTCTTGCCCCACTATTCTGTCAGATGCATAGAGCCTACTGTCCACAGATTCTTCCTCAAGTCCTCTCTTATTACACTTCTGTGTGTTTACACATGTACAGGATGTGTGTCCATGTACAGTGTTTGTCAAGTTGACACCTACTcgtttctttattttattttttattttttttacatgttagaatggtgaagacctcaaaactatgaaataacacggaatcatgtagtaaccaaataaaagtgttaaaaaatattttagactcttcaaagtagccacccttggccttgatgacaactttgtaactcttggcatgctctcaaccagcttcatgaggtagtcacctggaatgcattccagTTAAGTTAACAGGTGTGGCTTGTAAAgttaatttggggaatttctttccttcttaattcatttgagccaatcagttgtgttgtgacaaagtaggggtgctatacagaagatagccctataaAATACCAaattcatattatggcaagaacagtgcaaataaacaaagagaaacgacagtctatcattagtttaagacatggtcagtcaatccggaaaattaagaactttgaaagtgcagtcgcaaaaaccatcagaaaccagcactatgatgaaactggctctcatgaggaccgccaaaggacgacccagagttacctctgctgcagaggataagttcattagagtcacCAGCCTgaaatcaggtcttcatggtcgaattgctgcaaagaaaccactactaaaggactccAATAAAattagacttgcttgggccaagaaacacgagcaatggacattagaccagtggaaatctgtcctttggtctgatgagtctaaatttgagattttaCGCTTCCAACCGccggtgtctttgtgagacgcagagtaggtgaacggatgatctccgcatgtgtggttcccgccgtgaagcatggtggcactgtcagtgatttatttagaattcaaggcacacttaaccagcatggctaccacagcattctgcaacaatacaccatccaatctggtttgagcttagtggcactatcatttgtttttcaacaggacaatgacccaacacacctccaggctgtggaaaggctatttgaccaagaaggagagtgatggagtgctgcatcagatgacctggcctccacaattacccgacctcaacccaattgcgatggtttgggatgagttggaccgcagtgaaggaaaagcagccaacaagtgctcagcatatgtgggaactccttcaagactgttgaaaaggcattccaggtgaagctggttgagagaatgccaagagtgtgcaaagccgtcatcaaggcaaagggtggctactttgaaggatctaaaatatattttgatttgtttaatacttttttggttactacatgattccatgtgttatttcatagtttaatgtcttcactattattctacaatgtaaaacccttgaataagtaggtgtccaaaGTTGACTCGTACAGTGTGTGTGCGATTACGTACGCAAgtacatacagtgtgtgtgtgtgtgtgtaaagtgtgtgtatgcatgtacaGTTTGTGTGtagtggtatgtgtgtgtgtgtacctctctcCCCACAGCTTCTTCATCATGTCCTCCACCTTCTTACATCTCTCTGCTGGTCCCAACTGGGTGTCTTTGCCAGCAGAAAACTTGGCCACGTACATCTCAGCAAACTGCTTGAGGGTGAAGGCCCAGCCGTGGAGGCCAGACCCAAACCCTACGGTACCGATCACGGGGTCAATCTGAGGGACGACAAGAGGACCATGTCGTTGTCTTAGGCCAAACATGTTTCCCTTTGATCACGTCAGAGTTTGGAGATAAGTCCCATTTAAATCTGTCAGTTGAACTGGACATGAATTTTCTCCATAGCGGGGCAACTCCACTCCTAAATTGGCGGGAATTTACAAAGAATTCAATCCAACTGATCACTACTTAGATGTATTCTTGTCAGGTGTGTGTCCCTCTCACCATAATGGCGCCCATTGGTCCTGCTTCATCCTCTCCAT
Proteins encoded:
- the LOC120020171 gene encoding elongation factor 2-like, producing the protein MVNFTVDQIRAIMDKKSNIRNMSVIAHVDHGKSTLTDSLVSKAGIIAGSRAGETRFTDTRKDEQERCITIKSTAISMYYELGENDMAFIKQTKDGLGFLINLIDSPGHVDFSSEVTAALRVTDGALVVVDCVSGVCVQTETVLRQAIAERIKPVLMMNKMDRALLELQLEPEDLFQTFQRIVENVNVIIATYGEDEAGPMGAIMIDPVIGTVGFGSGLHGWAFTLKQFAEMYVAKFSAGKDTQLGPAERCKKVEDMMKKLWGERFFDPATGKFSKTATGPDGKKLPRTFSQLVLDPIFKVFDAVMNFKKEETAKLIEKLDIKLDTEDKEKEGKPLLKAVMRRWLPAGEALLQMITIHLPSPVTAQKYRCELLYEGPGDDEAAMGIKNCDPKAPLMMYISKMVPTTDKGRFYAFGRVFSGCVSTGLKVRIMGPNFTPGKKEDLYIKPIQRTILMMGRYVEPIEDVPCGNIVGLVGVDQYLIKTGTITTFEQAHNMRVMKFSVSPVVRVAVEAKNPADLPKLVEGLKRLAKSDPMVQCIIEESGEHIIAGAGELHLEICLKDLEEDHAGIPLKKSDPVVSYRETVSEESEVMCLSKSPNKHNRLYMRAKPFPDGLAEDIEKGDVSPRQELKIRARFLADKYEWDVSEARKIWCFGPDGTGPNLLMDVTKGVQYLNEIKDSVVAGFQWAVKEGVLCEENMRAIRFDIHDVTLHTDAIHRGGGQIIPTARRVLYACQLTAQPRLMEPVYLVEIQCPEQVVGGIYGVLNRKRGHVFEESQVIGTPMFIVKAYLPVNESFGFTADLRSNTGGQAFPQCVFDHWQILQGDPQDPTTKTAVVVAETRKRKGLKEGIPALDNYLDKL